In a genomic window of Cyprinus carpio isolate SPL01 chromosome A10, ASM1834038v1, whole genome shotgun sequence:
- the LOC109097648 gene encoding synaptojanin-1-like isoform X1: MAFSKGYRIYHKLDPPPYSVIVETRNREECLMFESGAVAVLSAAEKETIKTAYTKMLDAYGILGVLRLNLGDSMLHSLVVVTGCSSVGKVQDSEVFRVTGTDFVSLKNDPSDEDRIADVRKVLNSGNFYFAWSSTGVSLDLSLNAHRRIREDTSDNRFFWNQSLHLHLKHYGVNCDDWLLRLMCGGVEIRTIYAGHKQAKACVISRLSSERAGTRFNVRGTNDDGQVANFVETEQVIFLDDKVSSFIQIRGSIPLFWEQPGIQKHSFKGIMLQLNQSREAKGQHGKQQLVGSHRVKLSRGFEANAPAFERHFGALRRLYGRQVIINLLGMKEGENMLSKAFQSHLKASEHANAVRMLNFDYHQMVKGGKTDKLITVLKPQINKFLEECGFFYYSGEAGIQRCQTGTIRSNCLDCLDRTNSVQAFIALEMLPKQLEDMGLTEKPQLVARFQEVFRSMWSTNGDSVSKIYAGTGALDGKAKGGKLKDGARSVTRTIQNNFFDSSKQEAIDILRLGSTLNSDLADKARALLTTSSLYVSEPILQSASPRVLLGMCQNYFKYTRPKKIRVCVGTWNVNGGKQFRSIAFRNHTLNDWLLDAPKKAGHPEFQDGKSNPVDIFAIGFEEMVELNAGNIVSASTTNQKLWAAELQKNISREHKYVLLASEQLVGVCLFVYIRPQHAPFIRDVAVDTVKTGMGGATGNKGGVAIRMLFHTTSICFVCSHFAAGQSQVKERNDDYNEITRKLSFPMGRLLYSHDYVFWCGDFNYRINIPNEETKELIRQQNWDALIAGDQLLEQKNAGQIFRGFIEGKLDFAPTYKYDLFSEDYDTSEKCRTPAWTDRVLWKRRKWNFDKTAEELELNVVGAPVIEEDQYPWSPGELKYYGRAELKTSDHRPVVAIMDVDILEVDPEARHQVYKEVIALQGPPDGTILVSLCTSGPDDYFDDALIDDLLDKFANFGEVILIRFVEEKMWVTFLEGYSALAALSLSGSTVNGKTIDIRLRSPGWIKSLEEEMSVERICGSIPTSTSSTLLAENSDMGEEYDMEGDVDEEVEDILPQHLQPGAGMDLGASPATSPHTSPCPSPTHGEPAAPIRPSRAPPRTAGPPQGGLSPACIRRELAGSPVDGQPAGALFSQGLEPKRPPPPRPNAPPARPAPPQRPPPPSGQKSPALARADAAGRGQATGSAPGGTSRPIPPRAGVISIPPQARPPPPAHPGAPRPIAEVHPGAPRPSPDNHPGAPRPIPEPQSKPSELPLGPPPTLPTPMRPQMISPMQPQSMSPMQPPVQVQLPPPIQSQLPPPMQPTFPAPLVPQLAPQASAGAAAAPQPGLASPKPPPRSRSSHTLPPESAPAPTSQAKDMNGFQKEAQWKLDPFDTLNTQSLFQNTSFSASLPRSSSSSTPSPSSSSTLPSSLSLFSAPYTSSTPCLLLPPVPSRSKSQETLRSSPIPFLAEAQPRPSSTNPFTGNLLSSPRRSLTPDFYTQQQAQEASQGLSRAMSAVVHSSALPPSFSRQQTLVPAPAAAPAKQNQKWVTFDDDSDFISIMAPSTGGTGPPLIPAASSLTFSQPQSSFPSTGSGMDSNWSSFPTSAFPMIPPPIPTRTNTSIKNAQIPSRNEFTER, from the exons ATGGCATTCAGTAAAGGTTATCGTATTTATCATAAACTGGATCCACCTCCGTACAGTGTGATTGTGGAGACCAGAAATCGAGAGGAATGCCTGATGTTCGAGTCTGGAGCCGTTGCTGTACTGT CGGCGGCGGAGAAAGAGACCATCAAAACAGCGTACACCAAGATGCTGGATGCTTATGGGATCCTGGGAGTTCTTCGTCTTAACCTTG GAGATTCTATGCTGCACAGCCTGGTGGTCGTAACAGGCTGCAGTTCAGTGGGAAAAGTCCAGGATTCAGAAGTTTTTCGAGTAACGGGCACTGACTTCGTCTCTCTGAAAAACGACCCCTCGGATGAGGACCGCATCGCTGATGTCAGGAAAGTCTTAAACTCTGGTAACTTCTATTTCGCTTGGTCCTCCACCGGAGTGAGTCTGGACCTCAGCTTGAACGCGCACCGCAGAATCAGAGAAGACACATCCGACAATCGTTTTTTCTG GAATCAGTCCCTCCATCTCCATCTCAAGCATTATGGGGTGAACTGTGATGACTGGCTGCTGAGGTTGATGTGTGGCGGAGTGGAGATCCGCACCATCTATGCTGGCCACAAGCAGGCCAAAGCTTGCGTGATCTCTCGGCTCAGCTCAGAGAGAGCAGGCACACGTTTTAATGTCCGAGGCACAAATGACGATGGCCAGGTGGCCAACTTTGTGGAGACTGAGCAG GTTATTTTCCTTGATGACAAAGTATCTTCCTTCATTCAGATCCGAGGGTCAATACCCCTGTTCTGGGAGCAGCCGGGAATTCAG AAACACTCTTTTAAGGGGATTATGTTGCAGCTGAATCAAAGTCGAGAGGCGAAAGGACAGCATGGAAAACAACAGCTG GTCGGATCTCATCGTGTTAAGCTGTCTCGTGGTTTTGAAGCAAACGCACCGGCTTTTGAGAG ACACTTTGGTGCTCTGAGGAGGCTGTATGGCAGACAGGTGATCATCAACCTGCTGGGTATGAAGGAGGGGGAAAACATGCTCAGCAAAGCATTCCAG AGTCACCTGAAAGCTTCAGAGCATGCGAATGCTGTGAGAATGTTGAACTTTGACTATCATCAGATGGTTAAAGGTGGGAAGACTGACAAGCTCATCACTGTCCTGAAACCTCAGATCAACAAGTTTCTGGAGGAATGTGGTTTCTTCTACTACTCGGGGGAGGCCGGCATTCAGAG ATGTCAAACTGGGACTATTCGTTCCAATTGTTTAGACTGCTTGGACCGAACAAACAGCGTCCAGGCCTTCATTGCACTTGAG ATGCTTCCAAAACAGTTAGAAGACATGGGTCTGACTGAGAAGCCTCAGCTGGTGGCACGCTTTCAGGAGGTTTTCCGCTCCATGTGGTCCACCAATGGAGACTCGGTCAGCAAGATCTACGCAGGCACTGGTGCCCTGGATGGCAAGGCTAAG GGTGGAAAGCTAAAAGACGGCGCTCGCTCAGTCACTAGAACCATTCAGAACAACTTCTTTGACAGCTCTAAACAAGAAGCCATTGACATCCTGAGACTGGGCAGCACCCTGAACAGTGACCTGGCAGATAAGGCACGAGCCCTCCTCACAACCAGCAGCCTGTACG TCTCTGAGCCCATTTTACAGTCAG CCTCTCCCAGAGTGCTTCTGGGCATGTGTCAGAACTACTTCAAGTACACACGTCCCAAGAAGATCAGAGTGTGTGTGGGTACATGGAACGTGAACGGGGGCAAGCAGTTCCGCAGTATTGCGTTTCGTAACCACACGCTCAATGACTGGCTCCTGGATGCCCCTAAGAAGGCCGGCCACCCAGAATTCCAGG ATGGAAAATCTAACCCAGTGGACATCTTTGCTATTGGCTTTGAGGAAATGGTAGAGCTGAATGCTGGAAATATCGTCAGCGCAAG CACTACTAATCAGAAGCTGTGGGCTGCAGAACTGCAGAAGAACATCTCACGAGAGCACAAATACGTGCTGCTGGCCTCAGAGCAGCTGGTGGGTGTGTGTCTGTTCGTCTACATACGCCCTCAGCATGCACCGTTCATCAG GGACGTTGCTGTGGACACAGTGAAGACTGGAATGGGTGGAGCCACTGGTAATAAAGGGGGTGTGGCTATTCGCATGCTCTTCCACACCACCAGCATCTGCTTTGTGTGCTCTCACTTTGCTGCCGGCCAATCACAGGTCAAAGAGAGGAACGACGACTACAATGAAATCACACGCAAACTGTCCTTCCCCATG ggccGTCTCCTATACTCTCATGATTATGTATTCTGGTGTGGAGACTTCAACTACCGAATAAATATTCCCAATGAAGAGACCAAGGAACTGATCAGACAGCAGAATTGGGATGCACTGATTGCTGGAGATCAGCTGCTGGAGCAGAAGAATGCTGGACAG atttttaggGGCTTTATTGAAGGGAAGCTGGATTTTGCCCCCACTTACAAATATGACCTGTTTTCGGAGGATTATGACACCAGTGAGAAGTGCCGCACACCAGCCTGGACTGACCGTGTGTTGTGGAAGAGAAGAAAGTGGAACTTTGATAAAACTG CGGAAGAGTTGGAGTTGAATGTAGTAGGAGCCCCAGTGATTGAGGAAGATCAGTACCCATGGAGCCCTGGAGAGCTCAAGTATTATGGTAGAGCGGAGCTCAAAACCTCTGATCACAG GCCTGTGGTGGCTATCATGGATGTGGACATACTTGAAGTGGATCCAGAGGCCAGACATCAGGTGTATAAAGAAGTGATCGCCCTGCAGGGTCCACCAGATGGCACCATCCTTGTCTCTCTCTGCACATCTGGTCCTGATGACTACTTTGATGATGCACTGATTGATGACCTGTTGGACAAGTTTGCAAATTTTGGCGAGGTTATTCTTATCAG gTTTGTTGAAGAGAAAATGTGGGTGACATTTTTGGAGGGATACTCTGCTCTGGCAGCTCTATCTTTGAGTGGCTCTACT GTGAATGGTAAGACCATAGACATTCGTCTGAGGAGTCCAGGTTGGATAAAGAGTCTAGAGGAGGAAATGAGTGTGGAGAGAATCTGCGGTAGCATCCCAACATCCACCAGCTCTACCCTGCTGGCAGAAAACTCTGACATGGGAGAAGAGTATGACATGGAAG GTGATGTGGATGAGGAGGTTGAGGATATTTTACCCCAGCACCTGCAACCTGGAGCAGGCATGGATCTGGGCGCATCCCCTGCCACGTCGCCACACACCAGCCCCTGCCCCTCTCCTACCCACGGAGAACCTGCAGCCCCCATCCGGCCCAGCAGAGCCCCTCCACGCACAGCTGGACCACCACAGG GAGGATTAAGCCCAGCATGCATTAGAAGGGAACTGGCAG GTTCTCCTGTTGATGGTCAGCCAGCTGGTGCTCTCTTTTCACAGGGACTAGAGCCAAAACGCCCCCCTCCTCCACGCCCCAACGCCCCACCAGCCCGACCTGCACCTCCACAGCGCCCCCCACCACCTTCAG GACAAAAAAGCCCAGCATTAGCACGTGCAGATGCAGCTG GTCGTGGTCAAGCCACCGGATCAGCCCCTGGAGGCACTTCGCGGCCG ATCCCACCTCGAGCAGGAGTCATCAGCATCCCTCCTCAGGCTagacctcctcctcctgctcatCCTGGGGCCCCCAGGCCCATAGCAGAGGTGCATCCTGGGGCACCACGACCCTCACCTGATAATCACCCCGGAGCACCAAGACCCATTCCTGAACCCCAAAGCAAACCGTCTGAACTGCCTCTGG GTCCACCCCCCACACTGCCAACTCCCATGAGGCCTCAGATGATATCACCCATGCAGCCTCAGTCTATGTCACCAATGCAGCCTCCAGTCCAAGTCCAACTGCCCCCTCCCATACAATCCCAGCTCCCTCCACCAATGCAGCCCACCTTCCCTGCCCCGCTGGTGCCTCAGCTTGCTCCTCAAGCATCTGCTGGAGCCGCTGCCGCCCCTCAGCCCGGACTGGCATCTCCTAAGCCTCCCCCCCGGAGCCGGTCCTCTCACACACTGCCACCTGAGTCTGCTCCTGCTCCTACATCTCAG GCCAAGGACATGAATGGATTTCAAAAAGAAGCACAATGGAAACTAGACCCCTTCGACACACTTAACACCCAGTCCCTCTTCCAGAACACCTCGTTCTCCGCTTCCCTCCCTCGCTCCTCTTCCTCATCCACCCCCTCCCCTTCTTCTTCCTCCACATTACCCAGCTCCCTCTCCCTATTCTCAGCTCCCTACACCAGCAGCACTCCATGTCTTCTGCTTCCACCCGTACCCTCCCGCAGCAAATCCCAGGAGACCCTCCGTTCATCCCCCATTCCGTTCCTCGCAGAAGCCCAACCCAGACCCAGCAGCACCAACCCTTTCACTGGCAACCTATTGTCCTCCCCACGCCGATCGCTCACGCCCGATTTCTACACCCAGCAGCAGGCCCAGGAGGCCAGCCAGGGCCTCAGCAGGGCCATGTCAGCTGTGGTTCACAGTTCAGCTCTTCCACCATCATTCTCCAGACAGCAAACCTTAGTTCCTGCTCCAGCAGCGGCCCCagccaaacaaaaccaaaaatgggTCACATTCGATGATGATTCAGACTTCATTTCAATAATGGCACCATCCACAGGTGGGACCGGCCCGCCGCTTATACCCGCAGCCTCATCCCTTACCTTCTCACAACCTCAGAGCAGCTTCCCCAGCACAGGCTCTGGCATGGACAGCAACTGGTCGTCATTTCCCACTTCTGCATTTCCCATGATCCCTCCTCCGATCCCAACCAGGACTAATACCAGCATCAAAAACGCCCAAATCCCTTCCAGAAATGAATTTACAGAGAGATGA
- the LOC109097648 gene encoding synaptojanin-1-like isoform X5, with amino-acid sequence MAFSKGYRIYHKLDPPPYSVIVETRNREECLMFESGAVAVLSAAEKETIKTAYTKMLDAYGILGVLRLNLGDSMLHSLVVVTGCSSVGKVQDSEVFRVTGTDFVSLKNDPSDEDRIADVRKVLNSGNFYFAWSSTGVSLDLSLNAHRRIREDTSDNRFFWNQSLHLHLKHYGVNCDDWLLRLMCGGVEIRTIYAGHKQAKACVISRLSSERAGTRFNVRGTNDDGQVANFVETEQVIFLDDKVSSFIQIRGSIPLFWEQPGIQKHSFKGIMLQLNQSREAKGQHGKQQLVGSHRVKLSRGFEANAPAFERHFGALRRLYGRQVIINLLGMKEGENMLSKAFQSHLKASEHANAVRMLNFDYHQMVKGGKTDKLITVLKPQINKFLEECGFFYYSGEAGIQRCQTGTIRSNCLDCLDRTNSVQAFIALEMLPKQLEDMGLTEKPQLVARFQEVFRSMWSTNGDSVSKIYAGTGALDGKAKGGKLKDGARSVTRTIQNNFFDSSKQEAIDILRLGSTLNSDLADKARALLTTSSLYVSEPILQSASPRVLLGMCQNYFKYTRPKKIRVCVGTWNVNGGKQFRSIAFRNHTLNDWLLDAPKKAGHPEFQDGKSNPVDIFAIGFEEMVELNAGNIVSASTTNQKLWAAELQKNISREHKYVLLASEQLVGVCLFVYIRPQHAPFIRDVAVDTVKTGMGGATGNKGGVAIRMLFHTTSICFVCSHFAAGQSQVKERNDDYNEITRKLSFPMGRLLYSHDYVFWCGDFNYRINIPNEETKELIRQQNWDALIAGDQLLEQKNAGQIFRGFIEGKLDFAPTYKYDLFSEDYDTSEKCRTPAWTDRVLWKRRKWNFDKTAEELELNVVGAPVIEEDQYPWSPGELKYYGRAELKTSDHRPVVAIMDVDILEVDPEARHQVYKEVIALQGPPDGTILVSLCTSGPDDYFDDALIDDLLDKFANFGEVILIRFVEEKMWVTFLEGYSALAALSLSGSTVNGKTIDIRLRSPGWIKSLEEEMSVERICGSIPTSTSSTLLAENSDMGEEYDMEGDVDEEVEDILPQHLQPGAGMDLGASPATSPHTSPCPSPTHGEPAAPIRPSRAPPRTAGPPQGGLSPACIRRELAGSPVDGQPAGALFSQGLEPKRPPPPRPNAPPARPAPPQRPPPPSGRGQATGSAPGGTSRPIPPRAGVISIPPQARPPPPAHPGAPRPIAEVHPGAPRPSPDNHPGAPRPIPEPQSKPSELPLGPPPTLPTPMRPQMISPMQPQSMSPMQPPVQVQLPPPIQSQLPPPMQPTFPAPLVPQLAPQASAGAAAAPQPGLASPKPPPRSRSSHTLPPESAPAPTSQAKDMNGFQKEAQWKLDPFDTLNTQSLFQNTSFSASLPRSSSSSTPSPSSSSTLPSSLSLFSAPYTSSTPCLLLPPVPSRSKSQETLRSSPIPFLAEAQPRPSSTNPFTGNLLSSPRRSLTPDFYTQQQAQEASQGLSRAMSAVVHSSALPPSFSRQQTLVPAPAAAPAKQNQKWVTFDDDSDFISIMAPSTGGTGPPLIPAASSLTFSQPQSSFPSTGSGMDSNWSSFPTSAFPMIPPPIPTRTNTSIKNAQIPSRNEFTER; translated from the exons ATGGCATTCAGTAAAGGTTATCGTATTTATCATAAACTGGATCCACCTCCGTACAGTGTGATTGTGGAGACCAGAAATCGAGAGGAATGCCTGATGTTCGAGTCTGGAGCCGTTGCTGTACTGT CGGCGGCGGAGAAAGAGACCATCAAAACAGCGTACACCAAGATGCTGGATGCTTATGGGATCCTGGGAGTTCTTCGTCTTAACCTTG GAGATTCTATGCTGCACAGCCTGGTGGTCGTAACAGGCTGCAGTTCAGTGGGAAAAGTCCAGGATTCAGAAGTTTTTCGAGTAACGGGCACTGACTTCGTCTCTCTGAAAAACGACCCCTCGGATGAGGACCGCATCGCTGATGTCAGGAAAGTCTTAAACTCTGGTAACTTCTATTTCGCTTGGTCCTCCACCGGAGTGAGTCTGGACCTCAGCTTGAACGCGCACCGCAGAATCAGAGAAGACACATCCGACAATCGTTTTTTCTG GAATCAGTCCCTCCATCTCCATCTCAAGCATTATGGGGTGAACTGTGATGACTGGCTGCTGAGGTTGATGTGTGGCGGAGTGGAGATCCGCACCATCTATGCTGGCCACAAGCAGGCCAAAGCTTGCGTGATCTCTCGGCTCAGCTCAGAGAGAGCAGGCACACGTTTTAATGTCCGAGGCACAAATGACGATGGCCAGGTGGCCAACTTTGTGGAGACTGAGCAG GTTATTTTCCTTGATGACAAAGTATCTTCCTTCATTCAGATCCGAGGGTCAATACCCCTGTTCTGGGAGCAGCCGGGAATTCAG AAACACTCTTTTAAGGGGATTATGTTGCAGCTGAATCAAAGTCGAGAGGCGAAAGGACAGCATGGAAAACAACAGCTG GTCGGATCTCATCGTGTTAAGCTGTCTCGTGGTTTTGAAGCAAACGCACCGGCTTTTGAGAG ACACTTTGGTGCTCTGAGGAGGCTGTATGGCAGACAGGTGATCATCAACCTGCTGGGTATGAAGGAGGGGGAAAACATGCTCAGCAAAGCATTCCAG AGTCACCTGAAAGCTTCAGAGCATGCGAATGCTGTGAGAATGTTGAACTTTGACTATCATCAGATGGTTAAAGGTGGGAAGACTGACAAGCTCATCACTGTCCTGAAACCTCAGATCAACAAGTTTCTGGAGGAATGTGGTTTCTTCTACTACTCGGGGGAGGCCGGCATTCAGAG ATGTCAAACTGGGACTATTCGTTCCAATTGTTTAGACTGCTTGGACCGAACAAACAGCGTCCAGGCCTTCATTGCACTTGAG ATGCTTCCAAAACAGTTAGAAGACATGGGTCTGACTGAGAAGCCTCAGCTGGTGGCACGCTTTCAGGAGGTTTTCCGCTCCATGTGGTCCACCAATGGAGACTCGGTCAGCAAGATCTACGCAGGCACTGGTGCCCTGGATGGCAAGGCTAAG GGTGGAAAGCTAAAAGACGGCGCTCGCTCAGTCACTAGAACCATTCAGAACAACTTCTTTGACAGCTCTAAACAAGAAGCCATTGACATCCTGAGACTGGGCAGCACCCTGAACAGTGACCTGGCAGATAAGGCACGAGCCCTCCTCACAACCAGCAGCCTGTACG TCTCTGAGCCCATTTTACAGTCAG CCTCTCCCAGAGTGCTTCTGGGCATGTGTCAGAACTACTTCAAGTACACACGTCCCAAGAAGATCAGAGTGTGTGTGGGTACATGGAACGTGAACGGGGGCAAGCAGTTCCGCAGTATTGCGTTTCGTAACCACACGCTCAATGACTGGCTCCTGGATGCCCCTAAGAAGGCCGGCCACCCAGAATTCCAGG ATGGAAAATCTAACCCAGTGGACATCTTTGCTATTGGCTTTGAGGAAATGGTAGAGCTGAATGCTGGAAATATCGTCAGCGCAAG CACTACTAATCAGAAGCTGTGGGCTGCAGAACTGCAGAAGAACATCTCACGAGAGCACAAATACGTGCTGCTGGCCTCAGAGCAGCTGGTGGGTGTGTGTCTGTTCGTCTACATACGCCCTCAGCATGCACCGTTCATCAG GGACGTTGCTGTGGACACAGTGAAGACTGGAATGGGTGGAGCCACTGGTAATAAAGGGGGTGTGGCTATTCGCATGCTCTTCCACACCACCAGCATCTGCTTTGTGTGCTCTCACTTTGCTGCCGGCCAATCACAGGTCAAAGAGAGGAACGACGACTACAATGAAATCACACGCAAACTGTCCTTCCCCATG ggccGTCTCCTATACTCTCATGATTATGTATTCTGGTGTGGAGACTTCAACTACCGAATAAATATTCCCAATGAAGAGACCAAGGAACTGATCAGACAGCAGAATTGGGATGCACTGATTGCTGGAGATCAGCTGCTGGAGCAGAAGAATGCTGGACAG atttttaggGGCTTTATTGAAGGGAAGCTGGATTTTGCCCCCACTTACAAATATGACCTGTTTTCGGAGGATTATGACACCAGTGAGAAGTGCCGCACACCAGCCTGGACTGACCGTGTGTTGTGGAAGAGAAGAAAGTGGAACTTTGATAAAACTG CGGAAGAGTTGGAGTTGAATGTAGTAGGAGCCCCAGTGATTGAGGAAGATCAGTACCCATGGAGCCCTGGAGAGCTCAAGTATTATGGTAGAGCGGAGCTCAAAACCTCTGATCACAG GCCTGTGGTGGCTATCATGGATGTGGACATACTTGAAGTGGATCCAGAGGCCAGACATCAGGTGTATAAAGAAGTGATCGCCCTGCAGGGTCCACCAGATGGCACCATCCTTGTCTCTCTCTGCACATCTGGTCCTGATGACTACTTTGATGATGCACTGATTGATGACCTGTTGGACAAGTTTGCAAATTTTGGCGAGGTTATTCTTATCAG gTTTGTTGAAGAGAAAATGTGGGTGACATTTTTGGAGGGATACTCTGCTCTGGCAGCTCTATCTTTGAGTGGCTCTACT GTGAATGGTAAGACCATAGACATTCGTCTGAGGAGTCCAGGTTGGATAAAGAGTCTAGAGGAGGAAATGAGTGTGGAGAGAATCTGCGGTAGCATCCCAACATCCACCAGCTCTACCCTGCTGGCAGAAAACTCTGACATGGGAGAAGAGTATGACATGGAAG GTGATGTGGATGAGGAGGTTGAGGATATTTTACCCCAGCACCTGCAACCTGGAGCAGGCATGGATCTGGGCGCATCCCCTGCCACGTCGCCACACACCAGCCCCTGCCCCTCTCCTACCCACGGAGAACCTGCAGCCCCCATCCGGCCCAGCAGAGCCCCTCCACGCACAGCTGGACCACCACAGG GAGGATTAAGCCCAGCATGCATTAGAAGGGAACTGGCAG GTTCTCCTGTTGATGGTCAGCCAGCTGGTGCTCTCTTTTCACAGGGACTAGAGCCAAAACGCCCCCCTCCTCCACGCCCCAACGCCCCACCAGCCCGACCTGCACCTCCACAGCGCCCCCCACCACCTTCAG GTCGTGGTCAAGCCACCGGATCAGCCCCTGGAGGCACTTCGCGGCCG ATCCCACCTCGAGCAGGAGTCATCAGCATCCCTCCTCAGGCTagacctcctcctcctgctcatCCTGGGGCCCCCAGGCCCATAGCAGAGGTGCATCCTGGGGCACCACGACCCTCACCTGATAATCACCCCGGAGCACCAAGACCCATTCCTGAACCCCAAAGCAAACCGTCTGAACTGCCTCTGG GTCCACCCCCCACACTGCCAACTCCCATGAGGCCTCAGATGATATCACCCATGCAGCCTCAGTCTATGTCACCAATGCAGCCTCCAGTCCAAGTCCAACTGCCCCCTCCCATACAATCCCAGCTCCCTCCACCAATGCAGCCCACCTTCCCTGCCCCGCTGGTGCCTCAGCTTGCTCCTCAAGCATCTGCTGGAGCCGCTGCCGCCCCTCAGCCCGGACTGGCATCTCCTAAGCCTCCCCCCCGGAGCCGGTCCTCTCACACACTGCCACCTGAGTCTGCTCCTGCTCCTACATCTCAG GCCAAGGACATGAATGGATTTCAAAAAGAAGCACAATGGAAACTAGACCCCTTCGACACACTTAACACCCAGTCCCTCTTCCAGAACACCTCGTTCTCCGCTTCCCTCCCTCGCTCCTCTTCCTCATCCACCCCCTCCCCTTCTTCTTCCTCCACATTACCCAGCTCCCTCTCCCTATTCTCAGCTCCCTACACCAGCAGCACTCCATGTCTTCTGCTTCCACCCGTACCCTCCCGCAGCAAATCCCAGGAGACCCTCCGTTCATCCCCCATTCCGTTCCTCGCAGAAGCCCAACCCAGACCCAGCAGCACCAACCCTTTCACTGGCAACCTATTGTCCTCCCCACGCCGATCGCTCACGCCCGATTTCTACACCCAGCAGCAGGCCCAGGAGGCCAGCCAGGGCCTCAGCAGGGCCATGTCAGCTGTGGTTCACAGTTCAGCTCTTCCACCATCATTCTCCAGACAGCAAACCTTAGTTCCTGCTCCAGCAGCGGCCCCagccaaacaaaaccaaaaatgggTCACATTCGATGATGATTCAGACTTCATTTCAATAATGGCACCATCCACAGGTGGGACCGGCCCGCCGCTTATACCCGCAGCCTCATCCCTTACCTTCTCACAACCTCAGAGCAGCTTCCCCAGCACAGGCTCTGGCATGGACAGCAACTGGTCGTCATTTCCCACTTCTGCATTTCCCATGATCCCTCCTCCGATCCCAACCAGGACTAATACCAGCATCAAAAACGCCCAAATCCCTTCCAGAAATGAATTTACAGAGAGATGA